A genomic window from Providencia alcalifaciens includes:
- the trmB gene encoding tRNA (guanosine(46)-N7)-methyltransferase TrmB yields MINNVISPEYNEEGRVMRRVRSFVRRQGRLTKRQEEALESEWAEMGIDFVNEPFDFAKLFNNSNPVTLEIGFGMGTSLVTMAAQNPDQNFLGIEVHAPGVGACLASAKEENITNLRVMCHDAIEVLDFMIPNGSLAMVQLFFPDPWHKAKHNKRRIVQVPFAEKIRSKLIDGGVFHMATDWEPYAEHMLEVMTSVAGYENVSTSGDYVPRPESRPETKFEKRGQRLGHGVWDLMFKRV; encoded by the coding sequence ATGATCAATAACGTTATCTCCCCCGAATATAATGAAGAAGGGCGGGTTATGCGCCGTGTCCGTAGTTTTGTCCGCCGTCAAGGGCGTCTGACAAAACGTCAGGAAGAGGCATTAGAAAGCGAATGGGCAGAAATGGGGATCGATTTTGTCAATGAACCCTTTGATTTCGCAAAACTATTTAATAATTCAAATCCAGTCACTCTGGAAATTGGATTTGGAATGGGCACCTCATTAGTGACGATGGCAGCACAAAACCCAGATCAAAACTTTTTGGGTATTGAAGTGCATGCACCGGGCGTTGGGGCTTGTTTGGCATCAGCAAAAGAAGAAAACATCACCAACCTACGCGTGATGTGCCACGATGCCATTGAAGTTTTAGACTTCATGATCCCGAACGGTAGCTTAGCAATGGTTCAGTTATTCTTCCCTGACCCTTGGCATAAAGCGAAACACAATAAACGTCGTATTGTGCAGGTGCCTTTCGCAGAAAAAATTCGCAGTAAATTAATTGATGGTGGTGTATTCCACATGGCGACAGATTGGGAACCTTATGCAGAACATATGCTTGAGGTAATGACCAGCGTGGCTGGGTATGAAAACGTATCCACGTCAGGGGACTACGTTCCTCGTCCTGAATCAAGACCAGAAACAAAGTTTGAAAAGCGCGGCCAGCGGTTAGGGCACGGTGTATGGGATTTAATGTTTAAGAGGGTTTAA
- the mutY gene encoding A/G-specific adenine glycosylase produces MEAQQFSSAVLKWYHKYGRKTLPWQQEKSSYHVWLSEVMLQQTQVSTVIPYFEKFTQRFADVTALANAPLDEVLHLWTGLGYYARARNLHKAAQVIATQYNGQFPTTFEEVNALPGVGRSTAGAILSLSQKQHYPILDGNVKRVLARCYAVAGWPGKKEVENRLWEISTNVTPKVEVEYFNQAMMDLGAMVCTRSKPKCELCPLNTGCVAYANHTWQEYPGKKPKQKIPEKSAWFLILQHQDNVWLEQRPPSGIWGGLFAFPQFESHEQLAQWLADSGLQHDTPEQLIAFRHTFSHFHLDIIPVKVNIQAFNSAMDEDNGLWYNLHLGATVGLAAPVESLLKQLALLPDIRGKNK; encoded by the coding sequence ATGGAAGCTCAACAATTCTCAAGTGCAGTGCTCAAGTGGTATCACAAATACGGTCGTAAAACGTTGCCATGGCAGCAGGAAAAATCCTCCTATCATGTTTGGCTCTCTGAAGTCATGTTGCAGCAGACCCAAGTCAGCACAGTCATTCCCTATTTTGAAAAATTCACCCAACGCTTTGCGGATGTGACCGCACTGGCGAATGCGCCCCTTGATGAGGTTCTGCATTTGTGGACAGGACTCGGTTATTATGCGCGAGCTCGCAATCTGCATAAAGCAGCGCAGGTGATTGCCACCCAATATAATGGTCAATTTCCTACCACATTTGAGGAAGTAAATGCGCTTCCTGGGGTGGGACGTTCAACGGCAGGCGCCATTCTCTCCCTTTCTCAAAAGCAGCATTACCCAATTTTGGACGGTAACGTAAAACGCGTGCTGGCTCGCTGCTATGCTGTCGCGGGTTGGCCGGGAAAAAAAGAGGTCGAAAATCGCTTATGGGAAATTAGCACCAACGTGACGCCCAAAGTGGAAGTGGAATATTTTAACCAAGCCATGATGGATCTTGGGGCAATGGTGTGTACTCGCAGTAAACCGAAATGTGAGCTATGCCCACTCAATACTGGCTGTGTTGCTTACGCTAACCACACTTGGCAAGAATATCCGGGGAAAAAACCTAAGCAGAAAATTCCGGAAAAAAGCGCATGGTTTTTGATCCTTCAGCATCAAGATAATGTCTGGTTAGAACAGCGCCCACCATCTGGCATTTGGGGCGGTTTATTCGCATTCCCACAGTTTGAGAGCCATGAGCAACTGGCTCAATGGCTGGCTGATTCAGGTCTACAACATGACACGCCTGAACAATTAATTGCTTTTCGCCACACGTTTAGCCATTTCCATTTAGATATTATCCCTGTAAAAGTTAATATTCAGGCATTTAACTCTGCCATGGATGAAGACAACGGACTCTGGTATAACTTACACCTAGGCGCAACTGTTGGGCTCGCTGCCCCGGTTGAAAGTTTACTAAAACAACTTGCCTTACTACCTGATATTCGAGGAAAAAATAAATGA
- a CDS encoding oxidative damage protection protein — protein MSRTIFCTFLQRDADGQDFQLYPGELGKRIFNEISKEAWSQWMTKQTMLINEKKLNTMNPDDRKMLEQEMVKFLFEGHDIQIDGYTPEK, from the coding sequence ATGAGTAGAACCATTTTTTGCACTTTCTTACAACGTGACGCTGATGGGCAAGATTTCCAGCTTTACCCAGGTGAATTAGGAAAGCGTATTTTTAATGAGATTTCGAAAGAAGCATGGAGTCAATGGATGACAAAACAGACCATGCTGATCAATGAAAAGAAATTAAACACCATGAACCCAGACGATCGCAAAATGCTGGAACAAGAAATGGTGAAATTCTTATTTGAAGGTCACGATATTCAAATTGATGGCTATACCCCAGAAAAATAG